In the genome of Crassostrea angulata isolate pt1a10 chromosome 6, ASM2561291v2, whole genome shotgun sequence, the window AAAGCCTAGCACTCCCCCAAGACAATGAATGTTGCTTCACCTGTTAACCTGGCCCTTTGTTTACCTGTTGATCCCCGACTGTGTGATTACAGCACTCAACAGGTGAACAAACATCTTACCTGTAAATCCCACACAAATGACCCCTATTCTAAGAAACTCAATGTGGTGATAATTGCAGTAATTAACTTCAGGAGGTAAATAGCCCCTATACAAAGCCTATCaaaattgctatttattttGAGTGCTTTTATACAAATCCCAAAAACAATTCTGATTTCTTCTTTTGTTATATCTTCATATGGGTCCTTCACATGGAATAAATAACTCCATTTATTACTCCCCCTTTACCCTGAATTTAAATTAAGTCCCTTGGATTTGATCTCTATCAGTGCAGTATTTTAACTCTTAAGCAGTGCTTGGAAGTGAGTGAAGCCGGGTTCAGGACTACTTATAATGGAACACACTTCAGGATGGCTCAGTCTTGGTCCCAACCCTGAGGTGAACACACTACCCTACCCTCAGACAAACTGGAACTCTCCCACACACACATGGACACAATGGAGAATGCCAAACAACTGAAGGCCTTGCTGTGTATCCATGATGAGGCAATCAGCAAAATTCAACATTTAGGTAGGAAAAGTCTTATAcgtgtattttttaaagaatacagAACTTAATTTCATGGTAGGCTTAAAAGTCAGGGAAAATTAATTAGATCTTTGTAAATAATATAAGGAACTTTGTGGCTTTCTTAAAGAACTATTTGTATAAAGCAAAACCTGTTGAAAAGTCTGTATAATTCGATATCAACATATCTCTCTTTGAGAGTATAAAGATTTTGTAAGGAGGTTTTATAATTGAAGCAAATTGTCCTGAATCAAAGGCAAGGACAAAGCATATTTAAGAAttagatgaatttttttttaaatcaagactTGTAAATTTGGAATGTATGTTACACAAAAAGGATAagtttttccaaaaaattatttgatgaattGTCAACCAATTCCCTTGTATGAAAACTGAAGCTATCAGAACCAATACTTTTAActttaattattgtattttcTATGTAAACCCTGGTAAAATGAAGTGGATATAACTTCAAGCTGAAATAGGTTGCATGACTTTTATTAGTGACCTGTAGGTTATTCTGGTTGAGGACACAGAATTCATATGGCAACCTTTTTCTGTTTAATTCAGAAAGCATTCAAAAGGAACTTGACCAGAGATTGTTCCAGGCCTCAGTGACTGGGCAGAATGAATTCCAGCGCCAATACCTACTGCGACTCTCAGTGATTGAGGGATACCAGTACATGGTCAAGTGTTACAGGAGGAAGGTCTGGTCCAGGGTTCTGGAGTTGTCTAACCTGATCCTCCAGACTTCCCCTGGGGAGGCAGTGACCGTTCTCCCAGAGTCCCCTACCAGAAGACTGGTCATTGATAGAATGGCCCAACCAGAGACTGAGAACTTCTGTCAGATGTACAGAAGTCAGTGAATAATCGCAGGAACCCAAGCATTACAGGCCATTAACTGTGATATGGAGTTGTTTGACACTTGCTTGAAAATGCATAAGGCTGTGCTAATGTAAAATTGTGCTTAACTTTCTGAACAAAAAATCCATGGGACATAGAACTTACTATGAGAGCAAAAATCTAAAGACCTTTACTCAATGATCCACCATGTTAATATAGTGATTAgaaatataaaactttaaacaCTGTGATTTATACAACACAACGTgccaaataaattttgttccaGAAAAAGATTTCTCTTGAGTTATTTTGTAACTATGGTCATATTAGAGTACACTGTGAACTCACCACATCATCTTTGAAGAACGAATCCATCTTGGAAACAACAACTTTGGCAAGTTTTTCATTGTGAAGTGGTTCTTGTTTTCTttaggaagaaaaaaatgtgttttaggtATACTGAAGTGTTAACATACATGCATCGTTAATAAACAATCTGAAGGGTCATTTAATCTAACTCAAGACCttttaataaacataattttcaaatacaataatgttcACAATTTCATAGATATCATTTCCTATGTCACTAAAAAGATTGTTTCTCCATCATAATCAGTTTagcattgaaaacattttcTGTATCACATCACATCCTAATTGtgaagtaaaatattttacatgttaagaattgaaacatgtatttatattcattGACAGGTAGAATATGAATGTTTCAGTATCAGACAAGATTTGCCATTATATGTACTACTTTACTGCACAGATTTTAAAGACCTGTGGTGTTAAAATGAGTCATAAGTGAATTTTAAAGCAACTGTTTTATTGTCCTAAGAGTTTGGCCAATTTGACCTATAAAAGTTTAGTTGACATCTTCTATTAGAGTCATTAATTAAATGTACCATTATATTACAGTTTCTCTTCTCCAAAGTACataccgtattttcccgacgaaTGTCGATGCAGACGACTAGTCaaattgctcatttttagcaaaaattttaacaaaatcctactTAAAGTCGATTCA includes:
- the LOC128188221 gene encoding uncharacterized protein LOC128188221, giving the protein MDTMENAKQLKALLCIHDEAISKIQHLESIQKELDQRLFQASVTGQNEFQRQYLLRLSVIEGYQYMVKCYRRKVWSRVLELSNLILQTSPGEAVTVLPESPTRRLVIDRMAQPETENFCQMYRSQ